A section of the Ochotona princeps isolate mOchPri1 chromosome 19, mOchPri1.hap1, whole genome shotgun sequence genome encodes:
- the SCGB3A2 gene encoding secretoglobin family 3A member 2 produces MKLVTVFLLVTITICSYSATAFLFNKLPVPVDKVLPLPLDNILPLMDPLKLLLKTLGISVEHLVEGLRKCVDELGPEASEAVKKLLEALSHLV; encoded by the exons ATGAAGCTGGTAACTGTCTTCCTGCTGGTGACCATCACCATCTGTAGTTACTCTG CTACTGCCTTCCTTTTTAATAAGCTGCCTGTCCCTGTTGACAAGGTGCTACCATTACCCCTGGACAACATTCTTCCCCTCATGGACCCACTGAAGCTTCTTCTGAAAACTCTGGGTATTTCTGTTGAGCACCTTGTGGAAGGGCTAAGGAAGTGCGTGGATGAGCTTGGACCAGAGGCTTCTGAGGCTGTGAAGAAACTGCTG GAGGCCCTTTCACATCTGGTGTGA